A genome region from Arachis duranensis cultivar V14167 chromosome 8, aradu.V14167.gnm2.J7QH, whole genome shotgun sequence includes the following:
- the LOC107462891 gene encoding probable receptor-like protein kinase At4g39110: MAIPLVVTVLLALASTITPRTTSAAFVPRDNYLIDCGSETGTTLPDGRTFKSDPQANTYLQANDQNKVSIENGNNNPDLPNQLYSSARIFMQEAKYSFHLIQPGYHWVRLYFYPIKNNIFDLQKATFSVNAYKYVLLHSFNVNNNDKPILKEYLINANEPIFTLSFTPLKNSAAFINAIEIVSVPDNLLFDSGSNLFPVGDYSGLTNHAFQPVYRINNGGPLVTATNDTLGRNWENDEPYITVKNAAMSVVVPTNIIKYPTNNPNISPLIAPPTVYASATEMTNDSAVDQPNFNITWKFDVDTSFSYLVRLHFCDIVSKGLNELYFNVYINEKTAIPTLDLSSITQALATPYYRDFVVNATLMSQEGLKIQVGASLARGGSGNAIVNGIEILKISNSLDSLDGQFGLVGSNGGGSSYRGAVAGVGFAMMFGAFVGLGAMVIKWHKRPQDWQKRNSFSSWLLPVHAGDSTFMSKNASGKSNFSATMGLGRFFSLAELQEATNNFDKANIIGVGGFGNVYSGVIEDATQVAVKRGNPQSEQGINEFQTEIQMLSKLRHRHLVSLIGYCDENDEMILVYEYMPNGHFRDHLYGKNMVGPPLSWKQRLEICIGAARGLHYLHTGTAQGIIHRDVKTTNILLDENFTAKVSDFGLSKDAPMGQGHVSTAVKGSFGYLDPEYFRRQQLTEKSDVYSFGVVLLEALCARPAINPQLPREQVNLADWAMQWKRKGLLDKIIDPNLVGTINPESLKKYAEAAEKCLADHGVDRPSMGDVLWNLEYALQLQEAFTQEGKAEDETPAVAASASSPASAPASAVLPPAAPASSNALDEAVPVPEGNNLPAETRAIDDHSGTLQFARFSLNGR; the protein is encoded by the coding sequence ATGGCTATCCCTCTGGTGGTTACCGTTCTCTTGGCCTTAGCCTCCACCATAACGCCGCGGACGACCTCGGCCGCGTTCGTCCCCCGAGACAACTACCTGATCGATTGTGGCTCGGAAACCGGAACCACCCTCCCAGACGGAAGAACATTCAAATCAGACCCACAAGCCAACACTTACTTGCAAGCCAATGATCAAAACAAGGTATCAATAGAAAATGGCAATAATAACCCTGATCTCCCAAATCAATTGTACTCAAGTGCAAGAATCTTCATGCAAGAAGCCAAGTACTCCTTCCATTTAATCCAACCGGGTTACCATTGGGTTCGCCTTTATTTCTACCCGATCAAGAACAATATCTTTGATCTCCAAAAAGCCACTTTCTCTGTTAACGCCTATAAATACGTTCTTCTCCATAGCTTCAATGTTAACAACAATGACAAGCCAATTCTCAAGGAGTACCTCATTAATGCAAATGAACCCATCTTCACGCTCTCTTTTACTCCGTTGAAGAACTCAGCTGCATTTATCAATGCCATAGAAATCGTATCCGTCCCGGACAACCTTCTATTCGACTCCGGCTCGAACCTTTTCCCGGTCGGCGATTACTCCGGCCTGACTAACCACGCTTTCCAGCCGGTTTACAGGATCAACAACGGCGGACCTCTTGTCACCGCTACAAACGACACTTTAGGACGGAATTGGGAGAACGACGAGCCTTATATAACGGTGAAGAACGCAGCCATGAGTGTCGTTGTACCTACAAACATTATCAAGTACCCTACGAATAATCCAAATATCTCTCCACTTATTGCTCCGCCTACGGTTTACGCCTCGGCGACGGAGATGACTAACGACTCTGCAGTGGATCAGCCGAATTTCAATATAACTTGGAAGTTTGATGTGGATACTTCTTTTAGCTACCTTGTAAGGTTGCATTTCTGCGACATTGTAAGCAAAGGTTTGAACGAGCTTTACTTCAACGTCTACATCAACGAGAAAACCGCGATTCCGACGCTTGATTTGTCCAGCATTACGCAAGCCTTGGCGACTCCTTATTACAGAGATTTTGTTGTGAATGCGACGTTGATGTCTCAGGAAGGACTAAAGATTCAGGTGGGAGCATCGCTGGCGCGAGGAGGAAGCGGGAACGCGATCGTGAATGGAATAGAGATCTTGAAGATAAGTAACTCTTTGGACAGTTTGGATGGCCAATTCGGCCTTGTTGGGAGCAATGGCGGTGGTAGCTCTTACCGCGGCGCGGTGGCCGGGGTTGGATTCGCGATGATGTTTGGAGCGTTTGTTGGACTTGGCGCCATGGTGATCAAGTGGCACAAGAGGCCTCAAGATTGGCAGAAACGGAACAGTTTTTCGTCGTGGTTGCTTCCGGTGCACGCCGGAGATAGTACCTTTATGAGCAAGAATGCGTCAGGGAAGAGCAATTTCTCTGCCACTATGGGTTTAGGCCGGTTCTTCTCTTTGGCGGAGCTGCAAGAGGCAACTAATAACTTCGATAAAGCAAACATTATCGGTGTTGGTGGATTCGGCAATGTGTATTCCGGCGTCATTGAGGATGCGACTCAAGTTGCGGTGAAGAGAGGAAATCCGCAATCGGAACAGGGGATTAACGAATTCCAGACGGAGATTCAAATGTTGTCTAAGCTTAGGCACAGGCATTTGGTTTCTCTTATTGGATACTGCGACGAAAACGATGAAATGATTTTGGTTTATGAGTACATGCCTAATGGACACTTTAGGGACCATCTTTATGGCAAGAACATGGTCGGACCACCGCTTTCTTGGAAGCAAAGATTGGAAATCTGTATCGGAGCTGCTCGCGGTCTTCATTATCTTCACACCGGCACGGCACAAGGTATCATCCATCGcgacgttaagaccactaacataTTGCTTGACGAGAATTTCACGGCCAAGGTTTCTGATTTTGGTTTATCAAAGGATGCACCTATGGGGCAGGGTCATGTCAGTACGGCGGTTAAGGGTAGTTTTGGGTATTTGGATCCTGAATACTTCAGGAGACAACAATTGACAGAAAAATCTGATGTCTATTCATTTGGAGTGGTGCTTCTTGAGGCCTTATGTGCAAGGCCTGCTATTAATCCTCAGTTACCCCGCGAACAAGTAAACTTGGCTGATTGGGCTATGCAATGGAAGAGAAAGGGATTGCTTGATAAGATCATTGATCCTAATCTTGTCGGCACCATTAACCCCGAATCGTTGAAGAAGTACGCCGAGGCGGCCGAGAAGTGCTTGGCTGATCATGGTGTTGATAGGCCTTCAATGGGAGATGTGCTTTGGAATTTAGAGTATGCTTTGCAGCTTCAAGAGGCCTTCACACAAGAAGGAAAGGCAGAGGATGAGACTCCGGCTGTCGCAGCCTCAGCCTCATCCCCAGCCTCAGCCCCAGCCTCGGCTGTTCTGCCTCCGGCCGCTCCTGCGTCTTCTAATGCCTTAGATGAGGCTGTCCCTGTTCCAGAAGGAAATAACCTCCCGGCCGAAACCCGGGCGATTGATGACCATTCTGGAACTTTGCAGTTTGCTAGGTTTAGCCTTAATGGCAGGTGA